One region of Molothrus aeneus isolate 106 chromosome 1, BPBGC_Maene_1.0, whole genome shotgun sequence genomic DNA includes:
- the GPNMB gene encoding transmembrane glycoprotein NMB: protein MGAARPLGTLLLLLLLAQGLLCAAATRFQDVLNHGNTSPVTSYKKIQGWSSDQNKWDEKLYPFWEEGDPRWKDCWKGGRVTAKLDSDSPALVGSNVSFVVTLQFPKCQTEDNDGNIVYRRNCTRDPPASMDQQVYVYNWTEWTDSCGWENCTSNHSHSVFPDGRPFPHHPGWRRRNFVYVFHTFGQYYQTTGRSSAKFSVNTANITLGEHGMAVSIYRRGHSGFVPVARAKTTYSVTDKIPVIVSMFQKHDRNISDSIFIKDSPITFDVKIHDPSYYLNNSAISYKWNFGDGSGLFVATGSSTSHTYTLQGNFTLNLTVQAIIPVPCKPVTPTAPPPTSVATTGASSDSDSPPTVESVEDNPDGGCHIYRNGYYRSSIAVVEGILEVNIIQMTSIQMTESQAENSLVDFVVTCQGSLPTDVCTVVSDPTCQVSKSVVCDPIVVTDECLLTIRRAFEEPGTYCINITLADDTSQALASALISVNGGASSGTTEGVFIFLGLLAVFATIGAFVLYKRYKQYKPIERSAEQTQKQEGFTAYFSTFKAIFFPNSTERNPLLKSKPGIV, encoded by the exons ATGGGCGCTGCTCGCCCCCTCGgaacgctgctgctgctgctgctgctggcccaggggctgctctgcgcTGCCGCCACAC GGTTTCAAGATGTGTTGAACCATGGAAACACTTCTCCTGTGACATCCTACAAGAAGATACAAGGCTGGTCTAGTGATCAAAATAAATGGGATGAAAAACTTTATCCTTTCTGGGAAGAAGGAGATCCCAGATGGAAGGACTGCTGGAAAG gtgGAAGGGTGACAGCCAAACTGGACAGTGACAGCCCAGCACTGGTAGGATCCAACGTGAGCTTTGTGGTGACTCTCCAGTTTCCCAAGTGCCAGACAGAAGATAATGATGGCAACATTGTATACAGGAGAAACTGTACCCGGG ATCCTCCAGCTTCCATGGATCAGCAAGTCTATGTCTACAACTGGACTGAATGGACTGACAGCTGTGGCTGGGAAAACTGCACAAGCAACCACAGCCACAGCGTATTCCCAGATGGACGTCCTTTCCCTCATCAcccaggctggaggagaaggaacTTTGTCTATGTGTTTCACACTTTTG GTCAGTATTACCAAACAACGGGACGATCTTCAGCGAAGTTTTCAGTGAACACAGCAAATATCACCCTTGGTGAACACGGGATGGCAGTGTCCATTTACAGGAGAGGGCACTCGGGATTTGTTCCGGTTGCAAGAGCAAAAACCACCTACTCAGTGACAG acAAAATTCCAGTAATTGTGAGTATGTTCCAAAAACATGACCGCAACATCTCAGACTCCATTTTCATCAAAGACTCACCAATTACATTTGATGTGAAGATCCATGATCCCAGCTACTATCTGAATAATTCTGCCATCTCCTACAAGTGGAACTTTGGAGATGGAAGTGGCTTATTTGTAGCCACTGGTTCTAGTACATCTCACACCTACACTCTGCAAGGAAACTTCACTCTGAATTTAACTGTCCAAGCCATTATACCTGTACCTTGCAAGCCAGTAACACCCACTGCACCACCGCCCACCTCAGTAG CTACAACCGGAGCATCTTCTGATTCTGACTCTCCTCCCACTGTGGAGTCAGTGGAGGACAATCCTGATGGAGGCTGCCATATTTACAGAAATGGATACTATAGAAGTAGTATTGCTGTTGTGG AGGGAATCCTCGAGGTAAATATTATTCAGATGACAAGCATCCAGATGACAGAAAGTCAAGCTGAAAACTCACTGGTTGACTTTGTTGTTACCTGCCAAGGGAG TCTCCCCACAGATGTCTGCACTGTGGTTTCTGACCCCACGTGCCAGGTGTCCAAGAGCGTGGTGTGTGACCCCATCGTCGTCACGGATGAGTGTTTACTCACCATCAGGAGAGCTTTTGAGGAACCCGGGACCTACTGCATAAACATCACCCTGGCTGATGACACAAGCCAAGCCCTTGCCAGTGCCTTGATCTCTGTAAATGGAG GAGCATCATCTGGAACAACAGAAGGTGTCTTCATCTTCCTTGGCTTGTTGGCAGTGTTTGCTACCATTGGGGCATTTGTCCTTTACAA GAGATACAAGCAATACAAGCCTATTGAGAGGAGTGCAGAACAAACACAGAAGCAGGAAGGATTTACTGCTTACTTCAGCACtttcaaagccattttcttccctaatagcACTGAGAGAAATCCTCTGCTGAAGAGTAAACCCGGCATTGTTTAA